A stretch of DNA from Hirundo rustica isolate bHirRus1 unplaced genomic scaffold, bHirRus1.pri.v3 scaffold_640_arrow_ctg1, whole genome shotgun sequence:
CCTCCCTGGGACACTCTCACGGGAAGCAAATCCTTGTTTGTGCGTTTTCAGGTGATGCCAGAGGCATTATTTTGGCAGCAGGCACTGCACTGTGtcctctccctttctccacAGGCTCCTGAGGATCTGGGCCTTGGAGTTTCGGTCTCCGGTGGCCTTTGCCCCCATGACCAACGGTCTGTGCTGCATGTACTTCCCACACGGAGGATTCATTGCCACAGGGTGAGTAAACAGGAGAGGGTGGAGAAacggagctgctccctcctgcagctcagcaaatTCCGGCCTTCCCTGGGGACAGTTTTCCTGGGCTGGGGAACACACGCTCCTTGACAAGCTTGGGAATAACCGGGGGCAGTCTgaattcctcgtgtccctgtgctcagggTTGTTTGGATCCCATTGCAGGACCAGGGATGGCCACGTCCAGTTCTGGACAGCCCCGAGGGTCCTCTCGTCACTCAAGCACTTGTGCCGCAAAGCCCTGCGCACTTTCCTCACCACCTACCAGGTGCTGGCGCTGCCCATTCCCAGGAAGCTGAAGGAATTCCTCACTTACCGGACTTTTtaaggcagcagggagagcagaggcaCGGAGGTGAGCCCCGGGGCTCGGCCTGGGCCGGCGGCGCCGCAGGAACGCCGAGCCGTGAGCCAGGAGCGTTGCTGCTCCCCTGGTTTTGGGGCTGTGGAGGGCTTTTTTCGGTGTCATAATacaaaaacccagcaaaatcCCACGCAGAGGGTGAGCGGCGGAGCTGCGGTGGCCCCGCGGGGGACACGGGTGGGACACAggtccccctgtcccctgctgcctgctggggctgggtcaGGTGCTTCTGCTTCCGAGTGCAATGGTGTGGGATGACGGTGggacagctgctgtgggagcagagctgttgtCACCTGCACAAATACGGGGCTAAACCCCGCAAAACACCCACCTGGGAACGTCCCTCCGTCCCGGTGGAGCGTGGGCTCTGCCGCTCTCCCAGCGAGGGCAGGAGCGGGATGAGCCCGAGCAGGtctcaataaataaaaattgattCCTCATGATTTCCCTCCTGGCTCGCTCAGGTGACCTGGGAGTGCCTGGCACCGccctggctgccagggagggGTGGCAGAGGTGTCCACCTCTGGGAAGAGGTGGCTTCACTCCAccccctgctcccatccctgttgttttctctctgtgctggaCCGTGGCACGCAATCAGCCAAATTCCCAGACATGCTTTTGCTTGTCCCCATCCTCCAGCTTAGCTGGTGGCTGGAGCCAACAGcacattccctgtgtgctggcagGCTTTGTGGAGGGAATTCTCCCCCAAACATCCCCAGGATGttgtttttcccttgggaaCAGCTGAACACAGAAAGCTGGTGCTCCCTAACCCCCCCACCTCccttcaggaggaaaaagcaaggACCAGTGCGACCTGCTGGGCTTTGGAGGCACCTGTATTTTCCCATGGAGCCTGGGAATAATGCTACCTTTTAACAACCTTTTTACCCTGGCTGTGCTTGAGGCTTGCAGAAAGGAcctgggaagctgcagggagcagctccaggcatgGGGCTGATGGTCCTtcccaaatccagcagcagaTCCACCCGGCAGGACTCAGGCTTCCGCCACCACCAGGTCCCTGGTGACCTGGAAGGCGGCGATGAGGGAGCTCAGCTGGATCTTCTCgctggtgccagcagccaggCGGTACCTGGAGAGGGGCCAAGGACAGCTTGGGGGATTTCTGCCGC
This window harbors:
- the LOC120748179 gene encoding WD repeat and SOCS box-containing protein 2-like; its protein translation is LLRIWALEFRSPVAFAPMTNGLCCMYFPHGGFIATGTRDGHVQFWTAPRVLSSLKHLCRKALRTFLTTYQVLALPIPRKLKEFLTYRTF